The Arthrobacter sp. D5-1 genome segment AGCTCGGTGTAGATGCCACGGCGGTCGTCGGCGCACAGGATGCGGGTGAGCAGTCCGCGGTCCTCCAGGCGGTTGACCAGGCGGGTGGTGGCACTGCTGGAAAGGGCAGTGGCGCGGGCCAGTTGCTGCATCCGCATATGCCAGCCGTCCTGGCGGCTCAGGGCATCCAGCACCGTGTACTCCACTACCGACAGGTCACTTGAGGCCTGGAGCGCCTTCTCCAGTTCCCCTTCGATGCTTCCGTGCAGGGCGGCAAGGGTCCGCCAACCCTGCGCCCGAACTTCTACGGCGTCATCCTTGATGCCCATGTTTGCTGTGCTCCTGACTTGATGTCGTGTAGATCGGGACGCCGGAAACTAGTTGCTTGCGCAAGTACCTGGCGTGTGCAACTATATATAAAGCGTCTGCAACTATTATTCTACGGTTCCCGGAGGCGCAGTTCCACTTTCCCTGGGAGCCACCACATAAGGAGCTTCACATGCCCGCAGGGTTAATTGCCCTTGCCCTCGGCGGATTCGGCATCGGACTGACAGAATTCGTGATCATGGGTCTCTTGCCCGAGGTTGCCGCCGACTTCCAGGTCAGCGAGGCTGCAGCCGGCTGGTTCATCTCCGGCTATGCCCTGAGCGTTACGGTTGGCGCACTTCTGGTCACGGCGGCCGTGACCCGGCTTCCGCGGAAGCCTGTTCTGGTGGGCTTGCTCGTCCTGTTCATTGCGGGCAACTTCCTGTCCGCCATCGCGGACAGCTACACGGCAATGCTCGTAGGCCGCATTGTCGCCGCACTGTGCCACGGTGCTTTCTTCGGCATCGGCTCGGTAGTGGCGGCCAGCCTGGTTCCGGCGCACAAGAAGGCCGGAGCCATTGCCATCATGTTCACGGGCCTCACCGCCGCGAACGTCCTGGGCGTGCCTTTCGGAACCCTTCTGGGCCAGAACTTCGGCTGGCGATCCACGTTCTGGGCGATCACCATCATTGGCGTGATCGCCTTGGTGGGCATCGCGCTCATGGTCCCCAAGGCCGGCACCGAACCGACCAAGGGCCTGCGCAGTGAGCTTGGAGCCTTCCGGTCCGGCCAGGTCTGGCTTTCCATCATTGTGACCATCCTCGGCTTCGGCGGGATGTTTGGCGCCTTTACCTACATCGCCTTCACGCTGACGGAGGTCTCCGGGTTCGAGTCCAGCGCCGTGCCGTGGCTCCTGGTGCTCTTCGGTGGTGGCCTCTTCGTTGGAAACTTCCTCGGTGGCAAGGCTGCCGACAGAGCATTGGACAAATCCCTCGTCGTCATCCTCGCCGGGCTCGTCGCAGTGTTGGTCTTCTTCGCCCTCACCGCGTCCAGCAGCATCGCAACGCTGGTTTCGCTGGCGCTCATGGGTGGTTTCGGCTTCGCGACGGTCCCCGGCCTCCAGATGCGCGTGATGCACTTTGCCTCAACGGCCCCAACGCTGGCGTCCGGCGCAAACATCGGTGCCTTCAACCTGGGTAACGCTCTCGGAGCCTGGCTGGGCGGCGTGACCATCACCGCTGGCCTCGGCTACACCTCGCCCATTTGGGCCGGTGCCGGCCTTACCGTCGCTGCGCTGCTGGTCATGGTCTTTGCTGCCGCTGCCGCAAAGCGCGGGGGAGCCGCAACAATTGCTGCCACGCCCGACGGCGAACGCGAGCCACGCGGGGCTACCGTCGCCTGAGGTGTCCCATCGGCAAAAGAAGCCCGCCACGGATTGTTCCGTGGCGGGCTTCGTGTTCTGTGGGGTGGCCTAGGCGCTTGGCGTGGGTCCCTGCGTCTCCGCTGCTGCGCTTTTCGCCGCCTTGACGCGCTGGTTTTCCGCCTGCTTCAGCGCTTTCATTTGTTTGCCCCGCCGGCGCCAAAGAGCCCACAGGACTGTGACGGCGATGAAGACCACCACTGCCGCAATGGCAGACACGGCCGTCCAGGTTGTAAAGAAGCCGGCGTCCACGCTCAGCGTCCGCTGGCCTGCGTGGGCTGATTCCGAGGTTCCAAAGGCAATGCCGGCCGTCAGGAGGTTCGGGGTGGCGATGGCAACTGCCGCCAGGAGAATGACGATCTTCCATGGCCAGGCGACTGCCTTGCGGGTGGCTTGCCAGGCCACAAGGAGGGGAATGAAGGTGAAGACGAAACCGTAGAACATGCCCACCAGGACACTGGCTCCGAGATCCCGCTTGATCTGGCCGGCAATGACATCGGACCACCAGCGGGGGAGAATGGCCCCCAGAATAAAGTAGGCGGCCACAGCGACAAGCAATGCCACCAGTATCAGGATTATTTTGACGCCCCAATTGCGCTTTTTCCGAGCTGGTACTTGTGCTTGTTCAGTCATGGGTCAATCATGGCAGAGACCCCCTTGGGCGCAGGGAAATGTGCCTATACTTTCAGCGGTGGCCACCAGCACAGGCCGCCGTCGAGGTTCGTCATTGTCCCGATGAAAGGCCACCCGTGAGCAATATTCCAGAAGATCTTTCCTATACCGCGGAGCACGAATGGGTTACCGCTCCCGATGCCGAAGGCGTTGTGCGGATTGGTATTACCGACTTTGCGCAGGATGCCCTGGGCGACGTCGTTTACGCCCAGATGCCTGAGCCCGGGACAAAAGTCACCGGCAATGAGGTGGTGGGGGAAGTTGAGTCCACCAAGAGCGTCAGCGACATCTATGCTCCCGTGAGCGGCGAGGTCATTAATCGCAATGACGCGTTGGACACCGATCCTGCGCTGATTAACTCGGATCCTTACGGTGAAGGGTGGCTCATTGAGGTCAAGCTCGCGGAAGCAGATGCAGTGGATTCCCTGCTCAGTGCATCAGAGTACGAACAACAGGTAGGCTAAAGTTATCTGGCCCGCCAGGCTGAATTTCCTTAGCGGGAAAAGCGCGACGGCGGGCCAGCAACCGATTTGCCCGGCGGTACCGGGATGCGGAAGTGGCTGGCAGGTTTTTGAACTGCCGGCAGATGAGGAGGAAATTCCATGGTTGGCGGCGAACAGAATCAAGCCAATGTCGGGAACGGCGCGGAGGAACAGCCTACGTCGGAGACCACCTCCATCAGCATCACGCCAACGTGGGACGAGCCAAGCATCGCCCCCAAGCTGGCCCCTGAAGAGCGCGCATCCGTGGAAGCACTACCGCCCAACTCGGCCTTGCTTATTGCCCACAGCGGGCCAAACGCCGGAGCGCGGTTCCTTTTGGATGCGGACACCACCACTGCGGGCCGGCACCCGGACGCAGACATCTTCCTGGATGACGTCACGGTGTCCCGCAAGCACGTCCAGTTCCTTCGCACGGCATCGGGCTTCGAACTGGTGGACATGGGCAGCCTCAACGGAACATATGTCAACCACGACCGCGTTGACCGTGTGCACCTGAAGAGCGGCAACGAGGTGCAGATCGGCAAGTTCCGGTTGACCTACTACCTGAGCCCTGTCCGCGCAGCAGGCCAAGTCTGACGGGGTACCTGCCTGTGGCTATCGCCCAGCCGGACCGCCGAGGACCGCAGGTCCTGAACATTGGGGAAGTCCTTGCCCAGCTGAGTGACGACTTCCCTGGCATGACTGCGTCCAAAATCCGGTTCCTGGAGGAAAAGGGGCTCATCAACCCCAAGCGGACCGCTGCAGGCTACAGGCAGTATGCGGACGGTGACGTCGAGCGCCTCCGTTTCGTCCTCGCGCTGCAGCGCGACCAGTACCTTCCGCTGAAAGTCATTAAGGACTACCTGGACGCCATTGATCGCGGTGAGCGCCCGGAAAATCTGCCACCCGGCGTGACAGTGGCGCCCCAAGCTGTTTCGGCCGGAATGGCTGCCGAGAGGCAAGGACGGGCGAGGGCACTGACCGAGGAGCAGTTGCGCTCTGAGTCGGGAGCGAGCGTGCCGTTGCTTGAATCACTGCTGAGCTTCGGGCTTATCAGCCACGTCGGCGGGCGGTTCGACGAGCACGCCCTTCAAGTGGCGCGGGCCTGCGTGCAGTTGGAAGGGCACGGC includes the following:
- a CDS encoding MarR family transcriptional regulator, which produces MGIKDDAVEVRAQGWRTLAALHGSIEGELEKALQASSDLSVVEYTVLDALSRQDGWHMRMQQLARATALSSSATTRLVNRLEDRGLLTRILCADDRRGIYTELTISGQELLESAKPVHDETLASALEAAASVPELEPLVRALGALQRV
- a CDS encoding MFS transporter, with protein sequence MPAGLIALALGGFGIGLTEFVIMGLLPEVAADFQVSEAAAGWFISGYALSVTVGALLVTAAVTRLPRKPVLVGLLVLFIAGNFLSAIADSYTAMLVGRIVAALCHGAFFGIGSVVAASLVPAHKKAGAIAIMFTGLTAANVLGVPFGTLLGQNFGWRSTFWAITIIGVIALVGIALMVPKAGTEPTKGLRSELGAFRSGQVWLSIIVTILGFGGMFGAFTYIAFTLTEVSGFESSAVPWLLVLFGGGLFVGNFLGGKAADRALDKSLVVILAGLVAVLVFFALTASSSIATLVSLALMGGFGFATVPGLQMRVMHFASTAPTLASGANIGAFNLGNALGAWLGGVTITAGLGYTSPIWAGAGLTVAALLVMVFAAAAAKRGGAATIAATPDGEREPRGATVA
- the gcvH gene encoding glycine cleavage system protein GcvH yields the protein MSNIPEDLSYTAEHEWVTAPDAEGVVRIGITDFAQDALGDVVYAQMPEPGTKVTGNEVVGEVESTKSVSDIYAPVSGEVINRNDALDTDPALINSDPYGEGWLIEVKLAEADAVDSLLSASEYEQQVG
- a CDS encoding FHA domain-containing protein, with protein sequence MVGGEQNQANVGNGAEEQPTSETTSISITPTWDEPSIAPKLAPEERASVEALPPNSALLIAHSGPNAGARFLLDADTTTAGRHPDADIFLDDVTVSRKHVQFLRTASGFELVDMGSLNGTYVNHDRVDRVHLKSGNEVQIGKFRLTYYLSPVRAAGQV
- a CDS encoding MerR family transcriptional regulator yields the protein MAQPDRRGPQVLNIGEVLAQLSDDFPGMTASKIRFLEEKGLINPKRTAAGYRQYADGDVERLRFVLALQRDQYLPLKVIKDYLDAIDRGERPENLPPGVTVAPQAVSAGMAAERQGRARALTEEQLRSESGASVPLLESLLSFGLISHVGGRFDEHALQVARACVQLEGHGLEPRHLRPFQAAADREFGLVERAVAPLTSRRDAASQARAAEAAREISELCLTLHRALVHDRISRMDS